In the Piscinibacter sp. XHJ-5 genome, one interval contains:
- a CDS encoding SDR family oxidoreductase, which translates to MPRSDRTADKHRRIQAEQDRADAAKPKEEKPQAKGAAQAGARAQPQELPAQHIEKPGLEAELALKPRFHAPDYEGSNKLRHMAAIVTGGDSGIGRAVAVLYAREGADVAIVYLSEDEDAEETKRWVEAEGRRCLLIRGDVKDAAFCKQAVEQTVQAFGKLDILVNNAAFQEHADSLDQLSDERFDETLRTNVYGYFHMARAALPYLKQGSSIINTGSVVGLEGSPKLLDYSTTKGAIHAFTKSLAANLIDKGIRVNAVAPGPVWTPLNPADKPADKVQKFGQDTDMKRAAQPEELSPAYVFLAAPSCAGYITGIVLPVTGSIGAI; encoded by the coding sequence ATGCCCCGATCAGACCGCACTGCCGACAAGCATCGCCGCATCCAGGCCGAGCAGGACCGCGCCGACGCCGCCAAGCCCAAGGAGGAAAAGCCCCAGGCCAAGGGCGCGGCCCAGGCGGGCGCGCGTGCCCAGCCGCAGGAACTGCCGGCGCAGCACATCGAGAAGCCGGGCCTGGAGGCCGAGCTGGCGCTCAAGCCGCGCTTTCACGCGCCGGACTACGAGGGCAGCAACAAGCTGCGCCACATGGCGGCCATCGTGACGGGGGGCGACTCCGGCATCGGCCGCGCGGTGGCGGTGCTGTATGCCCGCGAAGGCGCCGATGTGGCCATCGTCTACCTCAGCGAGGACGAGGATGCCGAGGAGACGAAACGGTGGGTGGAGGCCGAGGGCCGGCGTTGCCTGCTGATCCGCGGCGACGTGAAGGACGCGGCGTTCTGCAAGCAGGCCGTCGAGCAGACCGTGCAGGCCTTCGGCAAGCTGGACATCCTGGTGAACAACGCCGCTTTCCAGGAGCACGCCGATTCGCTCGACCAGCTCAGCGACGAGCGCTTCGACGAGACGCTGCGCACCAACGTCTACGGCTACTTCCACATGGCCCGGGCGGCGCTGCCGTACCTGAAGCAAGGCTCGTCGATCATCAACACCGGCTCGGTGGTGGGCCTGGAGGGCAGTCCCAAGCTGCTGGACTACTCGACGACCAAGGGCGCCATCCACGCCTTCACCAAGTCGCTGGCTGCCAACCTGATCGACAAGGGCATCCGCGTCAACGCGGTCGCGCCCGGCCCGGTGTGGACGCCGCTCAACCCGGCGGACAAGCCGGCCGACAAGGTGCAGAAGTTCGGCCAGGACACCGACATGAAGCGCGCGGCGCAGCCGGAGGAACTGTCACCGGCGTATGTGTTCCTGGCCGCACCGTCGTGTGCGGGCTACATCACCGGCATCGTGCTGCCGGTGACGGGGTCGATCGGCGCGATCTAG